Proteins encoded by one window of Marixanthomonas sp. SCSIO 43207:
- the menD gene encoding 2-succinyl-5-enolpyruvyl-6-hydroxy-3-cyclohexene-1-carboxylic-acid synthase, whose product MNFSEKPLSQTVTQLCLNKGITEIVISPGSRNAPLIIGFTENPNFNCFSIVDERAAAFFALGMAQQSKKPVALVCSSGSALLNYFPAVAEAFYSDIPLVVLSADRPPHLLEIGDGQTIQQEEVYGKHILYNANCKAEAEAQIHNETSINTALNTAIELQGPVHINLPFHEPLYKTVNEPAVIPQNVPARLPSEEIPENINEIKEQWSTSKKIMVLVGVLAPNSIEEKYINALAEDERILILTETTSNLHHSKFVSAIDQLITSLTESEFEALQPDILLTFGGMVVSKRIKKFLRSYPPQKHWHIDVKKAYDTYFSLSQHIQTSPNTFFENILPSPQTNSTYEETWLAVRDKKVERYKDFITKVQYSDFKAYCKLFNYIPENTQLQIANSAAIRYAQLFELPSSVAVFCNRGTSGIDGSISTAVGAAYASKVPTVMLTGDLSFFYDSNALWNNYIPNTFKIILINNSGGGIFRILPGAKETTYFNQFFETQHQRTAKQFCAMYNIDYACVTSDEVLDTALNSFFSKAKTPALLEIITPPEVNDQVLLDYFKAIK is encoded by the coding sequence ATGAACTTTTCTGAAAAACCCCTCTCGCAAACCGTAACACAGTTGTGTTTAAACAAAGGTATTACTGAAATAGTAATTTCTCCAGGATCTAGAAACGCTCCTTTAATTATAGGATTTACTGAAAATCCAAATTTTAATTGTTTCAGTATTGTAGATGAAAGAGCTGCTGCTTTTTTTGCATTAGGGATGGCACAACAAAGTAAAAAACCGGTTGCATTGGTATGTTCTTCGGGTTCGGCTTTGTTAAATTATTTTCCAGCAGTAGCCGAAGCTTTTTACAGCGATATCCCACTAGTAGTGTTATCTGCAGATAGACCTCCGCATTTATTAGAAATTGGTGATGGGCAAACCATTCAGCAAGAAGAAGTTTACGGTAAGCACATATTATACAATGCCAATTGCAAAGCAGAAGCTGAGGCGCAAATACATAATGAAACTTCTATAAATACTGCCTTAAACACAGCTATTGAGTTGCAGGGGCCTGTCCATATCAATTTACCATTTCATGAACCTTTATATAAAACCGTCAATGAACCAGCTGTGATACCACAGAATGTTCCGGCACGGCTACCTTCAGAAGAAATTCCTGAGAATATTAATGAGATCAAGGAGCAGTGGAGTACTAGTAAAAAAATAATGGTGTTGGTAGGGGTTTTAGCTCCCAATAGTATTGAAGAAAAATATATAAACGCTTTAGCTGAAGATGAACGTATTTTGATATTAACTGAAACTACGTCAAATTTACACCATAGTAAATTTGTATCAGCGATTGACCAGCTTATTACTTCGTTAACCGAAAGTGAATTTGAGGCTTTACAGCCTGATATACTTCTTACTTTTGGTGGGATGGTGGTTTCAAAAAGAATTAAAAAGTTTTTACGTAGTTATCCGCCACAAAAACATTGGCATATCGATGTAAAAAAAGCATATGATACGTATTTTTCATTGAGTCAACATATACAAACATCACCTAATACTTTTTTTGAAAACATACTACCAAGTCCTCAAACTAATAGTACGTATGAAGAAACCTGGTTGGCAGTTAGAGATAAAAAAGTAGAGCGATATAAAGATTTTATTACAAAGGTTCAGTATTCTGATTTTAAAGCCTATTGTAAACTTTTTAATTATATACCAGAAAACACACAACTTCAAATTGCAAATAGTGCCGCAATACGGTATGCACAACTCTTTGAACTACCTTCATCTGTAGCAGTTTTTTGTAATAGAGGAACCAGTGGTATTGACGGTAGTATAAGTACAGCTGTTGGAGCAGCTTATGCTTCAAAAGTACCAACAGTAATGCTTACGGGTGATTTAAGCTTCTTTTATGACAGCAATGCACTTTGGAATAACTACATACCTAATACCTTCAAGATTATACTAATAAATAATAGTGGTGGTGGTATTTTTAGGATTTTACCCGGTGCCAAAGAAACAACATATTTTAACCAGTTTTTTGAGACTCAGCATCAACGTACAGCAAAACAGTTCTGTGCAATGTACAATATTGATTATGCTTGTGTAACGAGTGATGAAGTACTAGATACGGCTTTAAACAGTTTCTTTTCAAAAGCAAAAACACCTGCTTTATTAGAAATTATTACACCTCCAGAAGTAAATGATCAGGTACTTTTAGATTATTTTAAAGCAATTAAATAG
- a CDS encoding S1 RNA-binding domain-containing protein: MIQIGKHQTLTILRETDPGLYLGDDSESEILLPHKYKPDHFEIGDEIHVFVYLDNEERPIATTLEPYVTLNEFAYLQCCDVNKYGAFMDWGLEKQLFVPFKEQARPMKEGSWYIVYLYLDDKTNRLVGSSKTNRFLDNTSVTVEKFEKVFILVTHITDKGANVIVNGKHHGLIYIDDIFEDIRSGDQLDAYVKKVRHDNKIDIVLQAPGYRSIEPNANYILDELKAAGGFLPLHDKSDPETIKNELGLSKKSFKKAIGSLYKDKQILIKSDGIELIE; encoded by the coding sequence ATGATTCAAATAGGAAAACACCAAACGCTTACCATTTTAAGAGAAACTGATCCTGGATTGTATCTAGGAGATGATTCAGAAAGCGAAATATTATTACCACACAAGTACAAGCCCGATCATTTTGAAATAGGTGACGAAATACACGTTTTTGTTTATTTGGATAACGAAGAACGTCCCATAGCTACAACTTTGGAGCCTTACGTAACGTTAAATGAGTTTGCCTACCTTCAATGTTGTGATGTAAACAAATACGGTGCTTTTATGGATTGGGGCCTAGAAAAACAGTTGTTTGTTCCTTTCAAAGAACAAGCACGACCAATGAAAGAAGGTAGCTGGTATATTGTTTATTTATATTTGGATGACAAAACAAACAGATTGGTAGGCTCTAGCAAGACCAATCGCTTTTTAGATAATACTTCTGTTACAGTAGAGAAATTTGAAAAAGTATTTATTCTTGTTACCCATATAACCGACAAAGGAGCCAATGTAATTGTCAACGGAAAGCATCACGGACTCATATACATTGATGATATATTTGAAGATATACGAAGCGGAGACCAATTAGACGCATATGTAAAAAAAGTGCGTCATGACAATAAAATTGATATTGTTTTACAAGCTCCTGGTTACCGAAGTATAGAGCCCAACGCTAACTATATTCTAGATGAATTGAAAGCAGCAGGAGGATTTTTACCACTTCACGATAAAAGCGATCCTGAAACAATTAAAAACGAATTAGGATTAAGTAAAAAAAGCTTTAAAAAAGCAATAGGAAGTCTTTACAAAGACAAACAAATTTTAATAAAAAGCGACGGAATAGAATTAATAGAATAG
- a CDS encoding aminopeptidase C, with protein sequence MKNLLFFFGIILSTLTITAQEAYKFTTEIDLETTPVISQGRTGTCWSFSTSSFLESEIIRLTGKEINLSEMYQVRNTYPKKAENFIMRQGKAQFSEGGLAHDVVNSVRDYGLVPQEAYSGLFANEESYNHAELVAVLKAMLQTYIDNPARELSPKWRQATAGVLDAYLGSNPKTFQYQGKEYTPQSFLKMTKLNPQDYVSITSFTQAPFYSQFILNIPDNWSNGSFYNVPLQEMMATIDHALQNGFTVELDCDVSERTFSSKDGVAVIPEVSENNIKALQGIYPEKNITQEYRQAEFENYNTTDDHLMHITGMLRDQNGTKYYKVKNSWGTDESRTANGGYVYFSEAYMKLKTISIMVHKDAVPKATSKKLSL encoded by the coding sequence ATGAAAAATCTATTATTTTTCTTCGGAATAATCCTTTCAACACTAACTATAACTGCTCAAGAAGCTTATAAGTTCACTACTGAAATTGATCTGGAAACTACACCCGTTATAAGCCAAGGCCGAACGGGAACTTGCTGGAGCTTTTCCACTTCTTCTTTTTTAGAATCTGAAATAATACGGTTAACCGGAAAAGAAATCAACCTTTCTGAAATGTATCAAGTACGTAACACCTACCCAAAAAAGGCTGAAAATTTTATCATGCGTCAAGGTAAAGCTCAATTTAGCGAAGGTGGTTTGGCTCACGATGTTGTTAATTCTGTTCGTGATTATGGTCTGGTACCTCAAGAAGCTTATAGTGGTTTGTTTGCCAATGAAGAAAGTTATAATCATGCAGAACTAGTAGCTGTCTTAAAAGCTATGCTACAAACCTATATTGATAACCCGGCACGTGAATTGAGCCCAAAATGGAGACAAGCAACTGCCGGAGTTTTGGATGCGTACTTAGGAAGCAACCCAAAAACATTTCAGTATCAAGGTAAAGAATACACGCCTCAATCATTTTTAAAAATGACAAAACTGAATCCTCAAGATTATGTAAGTATTACTTCTTTCACTCAAGCTCCTTTTTATTCACAATTTATTTTGAATATTCCTGATAACTGGAGTAATGGAAGCTTTTACAATGTTCCTTTGCAAGAAATGATGGCTACCATTGATCACGCTTTACAAAACGGATTTACTGTAGAACTAGATTGTGATGTAAGCGAACGTACTTTTTCTTCAAAAGACGGAGTTGCTGTGATTCCTGAAGTTTCAGAAAATAATATTAAAGCATTGCAAGGCATTTATCCTGAAAAAAATATCACCCAAGAATACCGTCAAGCCGAGTTTGAAAATTATAATACTACAGATGATCATTTAATGCACATTACTGGTATGCTACGTGACCAGAATGGAACTAAATATTACAAGGTTAAAAACAGCTGGGGCACCGATGAAAGCAGAACAGCCAATGGCGGTTATGTGTATTTTAGCGAGGCTTATATGAAACTAAAAACAATAAGTATTATGGTACATAAAGATGCTGTACCAAAAGCTACTTCAAAGAAGCTATCTTTGTAA
- a CDS encoding 1,4-dihydroxy-2-naphthoyl-CoA synthase: protein MSTPDWKTAKEYSDITYKKANGVARIAFNRPDVRNAFRPKTTSELLDAFHDAQEDTSVGVVLLSAEGPSSKDGVYSFCSGGDQKARGHQGYVGEDGYHRLNILEVQRLIRFMPKAVICVVPGWAVGGGHSLHVVCDMTLASKEHAIFKQTDADVTSFDGGYGSAYLAKMVGQKKAREIFFLGRNYSAQEAFEMGMVNAVIPHDELEQTAYEWAQEVLGKSPTSIKMLKFAMNLTDDGMVGQQVFAGEATRLAYMTEEAKEGRDAFLEKRKPNFDKKWLP, encoded by the coding sequence ATGAGTACACCTGACTGGAAAACAGCTAAAGAATATTCAGATATCACTTATAAAAAGGCAAATGGCGTAGCCCGAATTGCTTTTAACCGTCCCGATGTTCGCAATGCGTTTCGACCTAAAACCACTTCTGAATTGCTGGATGCTTTTCACGATGCACAGGAAGATACCAGTGTTGGTGTGGTATTATTATCTGCCGAAGGTCCTTCTTCTAAAGATGGCGTCTATAGTTTTTGTAGTGGTGGTGATCAAAAAGCCCGCGGACACCAAGGTTATGTAGGTGAGGATGGGTACCATCGCTTAAATATTCTGGAAGTTCAACGGTTAATTCGCTTTATGCCAAAAGCTGTAATTTGTGTAGTCCCTGGTTGGGCTGTTGGTGGCGGTCATAGTTTGCACGTGGTTTGCGATATGACGTTAGCCAGTAAAGAACATGCTATTTTTAAGCAAACCGATGCCGATGTAACCAGTTTTGACGGTGGCTACGGAAGTGCTTATTTAGCTAAAATGGTAGGGCAGAAAAAAGCACGTGAAATCTTTTTCCTCGGAAGAAATTACAGCGCACAAGAAGCTTTTGAAATGGGCATGGTAAATGCGGTAATCCCACATGACGAATTAGAACAAACTGCTTATGAATGGGCGCAGGAAGTGTTAGGAAAGTCACCAACTTCTATAAAAATGCTAAAATTTGCAATGAATCTAACCGATGACGGAATGGTCGGGCAACAAGTATTTGCAGGGGAAGCAACAAGGCTTGCTTATATGACAGAAGAAGCTAAAGAAGGACGAGATGCCTTTTTAGAAAAAAGAAAGCCAAATTTTGATAAAAAGTGGTTGCCTTAA
- a CDS encoding LuxR C-terminal-related transcriptional regulator, with the protein MFKSSKEFVEDIQKTFGYSKMEALDFTKVKNFPLNVTQCLYVIDWQSGSVVYQRNVDKILGYSEEEFTMEKILEIAHPNDIQIVRRATQAIVNHLVENKKMSMRDTSLNITYRFRKKDGTYIKLLRQSSFYSRTPEGKFRSNISLLTDISFFDDSEIVQWDFITPKVDQDELKKRVYEEFSSLFTARELEIIKLLAINLTSNEIAEKLFISPHTVTTHRKNMLQKAQCNNTADLLTFCHKIGVL; encoded by the coding sequence ATGTTCAAATCCAGTAAAGAATTTGTTGAAGACATTCAGAAAACCTTCGGCTATTCTAAAATGGAAGCTCTCGATTTTACAAAGGTCAAAAATTTTCCTTTAAATGTAACGCAATGTTTGTATGTAATTGATTGGCAATCGGGTAGTGTAGTGTACCAACGAAACGTGGATAAAATTCTTGGTTATTCGGAAGAAGAATTCACTATGGAGAAAATCTTGGAAATTGCACACCCCAATGATATTCAAATCGTGCGTAGGGCAACGCAAGCAATCGTAAACCATTTGGTTGAAAATAAAAAAATGTCCATGCGGGATACTTCCCTGAACATTACCTACAGATTTCGAAAGAAAGATGGTACGTATATAAAACTGTTGCGACAATCTTCGTTTTATTCTAGGACCCCCGAAGGAAAATTCAGGTCAAATATCTCATTGCTAACAGACATATCATTTTTTGATGATTCTGAAATCGTTCAATGGGATTTTATCACGCCTAAAGTTGATCAAGACGAACTGAAGAAGCGTGTATATGAAGAATTCTCATCCTTATTTACGGCAAGAGAGCTTGAGATAATCAAATTGTTGGCAATAAATCTTACTTCAAATGAAATAGCAGAAAAATTATTTATAAGTCCACATACCGTAACCACACACCGAAAGAATATGTTGCAAAAAGCACAGTGTAACAATACAGCAGACTTGCTTACATTTTGCCACAAAATTGGGGTGTTGTAG
- a CDS encoding alpha/beta fold hydrolase encodes MKKKSCIINGHRIGYLEVNPIAEKTILFIHGNSLSKAIFTKQLESQQLRAFRMLALDLPGHGDSQWLETYSVHQIVDDLATFCNQLKLKNYTVVGHSFGGHMAIQALPKLKKCIGMILIGTPPLQLPLNIEEAFMPHPAIPLLFKKVLSESEMDLFATSLTNKEHKDFVIEQLKNTDPNFRESLLQSIQESQMQDELEVLNDNNLPIALLFGEEDVLVNFEYLKKLEKNDLTKFTFQKVEGAMHLPQVEFSKRLNLLLKNTYR; translated from the coding sequence ATGAAAAAGAAGAGTTGTATTATAAACGGACATCGTATAGGTTATCTTGAGGTAAATCCGATCGCGGAAAAAACCATTCTTTTTATCCACGGAAATTCTCTTTCTAAAGCCATTTTTACAAAACAACTGGAAAGCCAGCAGTTAAGGGCATTTAGAATGCTGGCGCTGGATTTACCAGGACACGGCGATTCGCAGTGGTTGGAAACATATTCGGTACATCAGATTGTAGATGATCTTGCAACGTTTTGCAATCAATTAAAACTAAAAAACTATACAGTTGTTGGTCATTCTTTCGGCGGACACATGGCCATTCAGGCACTGCCAAAATTGAAAAAATGCATAGGCATGATTTTAATTGGAACGCCACCTCTACAACTTCCCTTGAATATTGAAGAAGCTTTTATGCCGCACCCTGCAATTCCGTTACTGTTCAAAAAGGTGTTGAGCGAAAGTGAAATGGACCTCTTTGCGACATCCTTGACGAATAAAGAGCACAAAGATTTTGTAATAGAACAGCTTAAGAATACCGACCCAAATTTTAGGGAAAGTTTGTTACAATCTATCCAAGAAAGCCAAATGCAAGATGAATTGGAGGTTTTGAATGATAATAATTTACCCATTGCGTTACTGTTTGGAGAAGAGGATGTTTTGGTAAATTTTGAGTACTTGAAAAAACTTGAAAAAAATGATCTAACAAAATTTACTTTTCAGAAAGTGGAGGGTGCGATGCACTTGCCGCAGGTGGAATTCTCAAAGAGATTAAATTTATTATTGAAAAATACATATCGATAG
- a CDS encoding T9SS type A sorting domain-containing protein: MKKLIILFLIFTASEIASQTPAMTRDALYYTTQQIDDPNTSGNNLDGFGHKIKVVDDTMLITAQQDSKVYVYNRINGNWTLSQTITPSFAVSGFGHSIDFSLTENLMVIQSNSHVFIFENQAGIWEETYFSIVVGGCGGGFGESVAIGKPFSSNNGVRIAVGACNYNNSRGGVSILRRTATGWVEDIDNAFLNEFGQPNELFGAGLAWSGQNLLVSATGSNSNTGRILQLTISENGPGNNNLPDIIPPNLEPGDLFGANLIASNNELIVASKGKVFVYLRNSMGFYPSNPNQELIPETNAISNLFGQSLSYTSSGFAALSYNGTHIGIYVYSSTNGSNYDLMDIITSSSTGTAPITPNLNGLYLGNSFGVDGDTINPLFLYVENGASKRVVLKLNRAEVIQQTDLNILSSFYSNTNGDNWVNNANWTSNLQPRKWHGVRTGVINGAEVITGIFLANNNLEGEIPISFNNLSSNTMLIVDGNSLFGNIPNFSGNANLEAVLIRNNNYQFEDINVVLSDYLQVIPNNFLYSPQFTTDPPQDIVTGIGSNITLSMTQYAADDRQGSSSLNNQFQWFKDGSSIQDANDPTYDIVNAQESDSGVYFCRITNPLIPDLIIERKPISIFIDPELNVNDNNVSQLKIYPNPAKNWINVKLAQKLENSILNIYDLNGRLISKQKVNGDTFILNIEDYSSGIYIISLSNKDRILEQRFIKE; the protein is encoded by the coding sequence ATGAAAAAGCTAATAATCCTTTTCTTAATTTTTACAGCAAGTGAAATTGCATCTCAAACCCCAGCAATGACTAGGGATGCTTTGTACTACACGACCCAGCAAATAGATGACCCTAACACATCAGGAAATAATCTCGATGGGTTTGGTCATAAGATTAAAGTTGTTGATGATACTATGCTAATAACTGCACAACAAGATAGTAAAGTGTATGTTTACAATAGAATAAATGGTAATTGGACATTAAGTCAAACAATTACTCCATCATTTGCTGTATCTGGTTTTGGACATAGCATAGATTTTTCTCTAACTGAAAATTTAATGGTAATTCAAAGCAATTCTCATGTTTTTATTTTTGAAAATCAAGCAGGGATTTGGGAAGAAACCTACTTTAGTATTGTAGTAGGTGGATGTGGTGGGGGTTTTGGGGAGTCAGTAGCAATTGGTAAGCCCTTTTCAAGTAATAATGGTGTTCGAATTGCAGTTGGCGCTTGTAATTATAATAATAGTAGAGGCGGCGTGTCCATTTTGAGACGAACTGCTACAGGCTGGGTAGAAGATATTGATAATGCCTTTTTGAATGAATTTGGGCAACCTAATGAACTTTTTGGGGCAGGACTAGCATGGTCTGGACAAAACTTACTGGTATCAGCAACAGGTTCAAATAGCAATACTGGTAGAATACTACAACTAACAATAAGTGAAAATGGACCGGGTAATAATAATCTTCCGGACATTATTCCACCTAATTTAGAACCTGGGGATCTTTTTGGTGCAAACTTAATTGCTAGCAATAATGAATTAATTGTAGCTTCAAAAGGGAAGGTGTTTGTTTATTTAAGGAACTCTATGGGATTCTATCCATCCAATCCAAATCAAGAATTAATTCCAGAGACAAATGCGATTTCAAATTTGTTTGGACAATCGCTCTCATATACTTCGTCTGGTTTTGCAGCCTTGAGCTATAATGGTACTCACATTGGTATATATGTTTATTCCTCCACTAATGGTTCCAATTATGACTTAATGGACATTATAACTTCTTCAAGCACAGGGACCGCACCTATAACACCAAATTTAAATGGACTTTATTTAGGAAATTCTTTCGGTGTAGATGGAGATACAATAAATCCGCTTTTTTTATATGTTGAAAATGGTGCTTCTAAAAGAGTGGTATTGAAATTAAATAGGGCAGAAGTAATACAACAAACAGATTTGAATATACTCTCAAGTTTTTATAGTAATACCAATGGCGACAATTGGGTTAATAATGCCAATTGGACAAGTAATCTTCAACCAAGAAAATGGCACGGCGTTAGAACTGGTGTAATAAATGGAGCTGAAGTGATAACGGGGATTTTCTTGGCAAACAACAACCTAGAAGGAGAAATACCTATCTCTTTTAACAATTTAAGCTCTAATACCATGCTAATTGTTGATGGTAATTCTTTATTTGGAAATATTCCAAATTTTTCTGGTAATGCTAATCTTGAAGCTGTTTTAATTCGAAATAACAATTATCAATTTGAAGATATTAATGTTGTTCTATCTGATTATTTACAAGTTATACCAAACAACTTTTTATATTCCCCACAATTCACAACAGACCCTCCTCAGGATATTGTTACTGGTATAGGATCAAACATTACATTAAGTATGACCCAATATGCTGCCGACGACAGACAAGGTAGTTCATCATTAAACAATCAATTTCAATGGTTTAAAGACGGCTCTAGCATTCAAGATGCCAACGACCCAACATACGATATTGTAAATGCACAAGAATCTGATAGTGGTGTATATTTTTGTCGGATTACTAACCCATTAATACCTGACCTTATAATTGAAAGAAAGCCTATTTCAATTTTTATTGACCCCGAATTAAACGTTAATGATAATAACGTTTCCCAACTAAAAATTTACCCAAACCCTGCAAAAAACTGGATAAATGTCAAACTGGCACAAAAACTTGAAAATAGCATACTAAATATTTATGATCTAAATGGTAGACTTATAAGTAAACAAAAAGTTAATGGGGATACTTTTATTCTTAATATTGAAGATTATAGCAGTGGAATCTACATCATAAGTTTATCTAATAAAGATCGAATTTTAGAACAGCGTTTTATAAAGGAATAA
- a CDS encoding sterol desaturase family protein — translation MDFTNPLVYGVPCFLGFIALELSYSKVFDDKDLYKWKDFISSLSLGVGSAILGALLKTASVILVFNFAYDLFNPVVDGVRTNIMGYESFGYAWYVWIVCMLLDDFTYYWFHRQNHMVRFLWAAHIVHHSSDNFNLGTAVRNGWFTILYKPFFYVWIVIIGFPPEMLVVCLGIEALWQFQLHTQYIKKLGIFEKFINTHTMHQVHHACNIEYMDKNHGGILNIFDRIFGTWKELDESIDIEYGVSTPPNSYNLYVILMHEYQNIWQDMKKSSNWYHKFMYAFGPPGWSHDGSTLTVKQIRKAMAKEKLEAERKKVEKEKELKVA, via the coding sequence ATGGATTTTACAAACCCACTCGTTTATGGGGTCCCTTGTTTTTTAGGTTTTATTGCTTTAGAGCTTTCGTACAGTAAAGTTTTTGATGATAAAGACCTTTACAAATGGAAAGATTTTATCTCAAGCCTTTCATTGGGTGTTGGTTCGGCAATATTAGGAGCGTTACTCAAAACTGCATCAGTTATTTTGGTCTTTAATTTTGCCTATGACCTTTTTAACCCTGTAGTAGACGGTGTCCGCACCAATATTATGGGTTATGAATCATTCGGGTATGCTTGGTATGTTTGGATTGTTTGTATGCTGCTGGATGATTTTACCTATTATTGGTTTCATAGGCAAAACCATATGGTTCGTTTTCTTTGGGCGGCACATATTGTTCATCATTCGTCAGATAATTTTAATTTAGGTACAGCCGTTAGAAATGGTTGGTTTACCATATTATACAAACCATTTTTCTATGTTTGGATTGTAATAATAGGTTTCCCTCCTGAAATGTTAGTGGTTTGTTTAGGTATCGAGGCTTTATGGCAGTTTCAGCTTCACACACAATACATAAAAAAATTGGGGATTTTTGAAAAGTTTATAAACACACATACTATGCATCAAGTACACCACGCTTGTAATATTGAATATATGGATAAAAACCACGGCGGGATTCTCAATATATTTGATAGAATATTCGGCACTTGGAAAGAATTGGACGAATCAATTGATATTGAGTATGGTGTATCTACTCCACCAAACTCATATAATCTCTACGTAATTTTAATGCATGAATACCAGAATATTTGGCAAGACATGAAAAAATCTAGCAACTGGTACCACAAATTTATGTACGCATTTGGTCCTCCAGGTTGGAGTCACGACGGTAGCACCTTAACCGTAAAGCAAATTCGTAAAGCAATGGCTAAGGAAAAACTTGAAGCGGAACGTAAAAAAGTGGAAAAAGAAAAAGAATTGAAGGTTGCCTAA
- the asnB gene encoding asparagine synthase B, translating into MCGIVCAFKLKESAEALRLQVLSMSKCIRHRGPDWSGIFDNEKAIMAHERLAIVDPTSGKQPLYSQDKKLVLAANGEIYNHLELRKQFEETYEFQTKSDCEVILPLFKEKGSSFLDELNGIFGFAIYDVENDEYLIARDHMGIVPLYMGWDQNGTFYVASELKALEGICTKIELFPPGHYLYSKEGELKKWYTRDWMEYEAVKDNETSIEELREALDAAVHRQLMSDVPYGVLLSGGLDSSITSAIAKKYADKRIESGDKENAWYPRLHSFAIGLEGSPDLAAAQKVADHLDTVHHEIKFTIQEGIDAIRDVIYHLETYDITTIRASTPMFLMARAIKALGIKMVLSGEGSDEIFGGYLYFHKAPNAEEFHKETVRKLDKLHQYDCLRANKSLAAWGIEGRVPFLDKEFMDVAMRLNPKDKMINGERMEKWVLRKAFEDMLPESVAWRQKEQFSDGVGYSWIDTLKDMVNEQVSDDQMENARYKFPIQTPTSKEEFYYRSIFAEHFPSDTAALSVPSVPSVACSSPAALEWDESFKNMNDPSGRAVANVHSDAYQK; encoded by the coding sequence ATGTGTGGAATTGTATGTGCCTTTAAACTAAAAGAATCAGCAGAAGCTTTACGCCTGCAAGTATTATCAATGTCAAAATGCATTCGTCACCGCGGGCCAGACTGGAGTGGAATATTTGATAATGAAAAAGCCATTATGGCTCACGAGCGCCTAGCTATTGTTGACCCTACTTCAGGAAAGCAACCGCTTTATAGTCAAGATAAAAAATTGGTTTTAGCAGCAAATGGTGAAATCTATAACCACCTAGAGCTTCGTAAACAGTTTGAAGAAACGTATGAATTTCAAACAAAATCTGACTGCGAAGTTATACTTCCGCTATTTAAAGAAAAAGGAAGTAGTTTTTTGGATGAATTAAATGGTATTTTCGGTTTTGCTATTTATGATGTTGAGAATGACGAGTATTTAATTGCTCGTGATCATATGGGAATAGTCCCTTTGTATATGGGTTGGGACCAAAATGGAACGTTCTATGTTGCTTCAGAATTAAAAGCGTTAGAAGGTATTTGTACCAAAATTGAACTCTTCCCTCCTGGACATTACCTCTACAGCAAAGAAGGCGAATTAAAAAAATGGTATACACGTGACTGGATGGAATATGAAGCAGTAAAAGACAATGAAACCAGCATTGAAGAATTGCGTGAAGCTCTAGACGCCGCTGTGCATCGTCAATTAATGAGTGATGTACCATATGGTGTTTTACTTTCAGGCGGATTGGATTCTTCTATTACCTCAGCAATTGCCAAAAAATATGCAGACAAGCGCATTGAAAGCGGCGATAAAGAAAATGCTTGGTACCCAAGATTACATTCTTTTGCCATTGGTCTAGAAGGAAGTCCAGATTTGGCAGCGGCACAAAAAGTAGCAGATCATCTAGACACTGTACATCACGAAATAAAATTTACAATTCAAGAAGGGATTGACGCCATTAGAGATGTAATTTATCACCTCGAAACATATGATATTACTACCATTAGAGCTTCTACACCTATGTTTTTGATGGCAAGAGCAATTAAAGCTTTGGGCATAAAGATGGTTTTAAGTGGTGAAGGAAGTGATGAAATATTTGGAGGGTATTTGTACTTTCATAAAGCACCAAATGCAGAAGAGTTTCATAAAGAAACAGTAAGAAAACTAGATAAGTTGCATCAATATGATTGTTTACGAGCTAATAAAAGCTTGGCTGCGTGGGGTATTGAAGGCCGGGTACCGTTTTTAGATAAAGAGTTTATGGATGTAGCAATGCGGTTAAACCCAAAAGATAAAATGATAAATGGAGAACGTATGGAAAAATGGGTACTACGAAAAGCATTTGAAGATATGTTACCAGAAAGCGTTGCTTGGAGGCAAAAAGAGCAATTTAGTGATGGCGTAGGTTACAGCTGGATTGATACATTAAAAGATATGGTAAATGAGCAAGTAAGTGATGACCAAATGGAAAATGCAAGGTATAAATTTCCTATACAAACACCTACTAGCAAAGAAGAGTTTTATTACCGATCTATTTTTGCAGAACATTTTCCAAGTGATACGGCTGCATTGAGTGTTCCTTCTGTTCCATCTGTGGCTTGTAGTAGTCCTGCAGCATTAGAATGGGATGAGAGTTTTAAAAACATGAACGACCCTAGTGGACGGGCTGTTGCAAATGTACATAGTGACGCATATCAAAAATAA